The Muribaculum intestinale genome includes the window GTTTCCGTCACCACCCATTCCGTTATGGTGAGCGGCGTGGTTCTCGGCAAGGATGTCAAATTCTATCCCTGCTCGACATTCTCCACCAAAGATGAGGCAGCGGAAGCATACAAGACTCTTTCTGTTCCGGCGACAGTCGAGGCTTCCGATGTTATGCTCGACACCGAGATGAGTCCGGCTCCGGCACTCTTCACTCTCGCCACGTTCCAGAGCGAGGCATGGGAAAAACTTAACCTCAATTTCTCAACCACCCGCGACATCGCCGTCAGCCTCTATGAGCGTGGTTTTATCTCGTCGCCCCTGACATCATGCGCAAAACTGCCCGAATCGTTGCGCGATGAACTCCGCCGCTACAAATGGTGCAGGAAGTATCCCTTTGCCGCTGACGGTACAATCTCCGGCAATCATGGCATCATCATCTCTGGCAACAAGCCTCTGTTCCTCGACAGTGATGAACTGCGTGTATATGACCTTATCCGTTCTCGCTTCTATGCCAACCTTGCCGGCCCTACCGCAGTGAACGAGCTGGTTATCGAGGTGGAAATCAACGGCGAACCGTTCTATGGAACTATCCCTTACACTCCCGACATCAAGGTGCCGAAAGTCGTGGAAGTGAAACTCACCGGTAAATCCCAGTTCTCCCACACCTCAGTGGCTCCCACCGCGCCCAAGATGAACGACCTTCTCTGCGCCATCTCAATGTTGCTCCGTTCACTGTCGGACAAATACAATCCCGGTATGCCTTTCACATTGGCACACCATGATGTGGCGGACGCATTCGACCGTCTCCGCGACAACCGCCTTCTTCTGGACGTATGCGGTGAACCGGCAATCACCGGCGAGGGAAATCTCCTGCTTGAAACCTTCAACGCAACTTATGCCCTCGGTCACCTTATGGCATATCAGGTAGAGGTTGAACGGCTCTACGGCGACCGCAAGAACAGTGTCGGCGGAGCGCAGCTCATGAATGAGTATGGCAAATGGATCTATAACAAGACCGAACAGCTCATCACCGACCACCGTCTGTTCCCGGCTAAGGTAGATATCCATGTCTGCCCGATATGCGGCCGACACTCGGTCATCCGCTATCCCCGCGTTGCGAAATGCCATGTCTGCGGATTCACCATGCCTTTGCAGTTCATGGGCCACAAGTTCACCGACAAGGAGGTCGCCAGCCTTCTGACCCACGGCTACACATCGCAGATAATGTTCACCAACCGTCACGGCCATGAGTTCTACGACATCGTTGTGCGCGGCAAGGGCAAAGGGCTGTCATTCGCCCCGATTGAAGCCAAATTATACTGAAAATAACCGCCGTTTGAAAATAATTCACTAAATTCGCAATCGAATCGCAGTCTATGTAACATACGACTTGCGGATTTAGTGGTTGAAGGCGGAGGGGACTCCGCCTTCTTTTTTCACTCGGTCACAATTGAAACCGCTAAACATTGGAATACGTAAGAATCGACAAAGAGGCACTTGATGCAATGTTCGAGATAATGGAGTATCAGTCCCTTTTGATTGCGGCGATGTATGAGAAGTGCCGCTCAATCCAATCCGGCAAATGGATTCCAACTGAGACCGTCGCGGAACTGCTATGTGTTTCAACCCGGAAAGTGAGAACTATGAAAACGCTCGGACAACTCGGCTACGTCAAACATGGACGGAAATGTTTTTACAAGTCAGAGGACGTATATTCAAAAATAAACAAAGGCAAGAGTGAAAGAAATATATGACAAAGAACATGACGTTATAAGAAAATTCCTCTCGATGGGAAGGCGAAATATTGAGATGCTGGAGGAAATAGCATTGGAATATAAACCATTCCTGATGGGCAAACGCTTTATGACCGATGCCCAATTATCGGAAAGACTTGGCATTTCGCGCCGAACATTGCAGGACTTCCGCGACAGAGGCATTATTCCGTTCTATCGTCTTGACGGAAAGATACTTTATGAAGAAAAGGATATAGCGGAATACTTGTCCTCAATCTACATACCCAAATATTAAAAGGGAGAGTTACCGAATCGACCGGTAGCTCTCCCTTTTCAGTTATCTGATATTGATGTCATCTGTTAATGCTCAGTCTGTCAAATCGGTTGCGCATGGTCTGCATATCCTCATAGACGGTCTGGTCTTGAATCTTTGCGTAGATTTGCGTTGTCTTGATGTCGCTGTGTCCGAGCATCTTCTGGATTGATTCGAGAGGGACATGGTTGTTGAGCGACAGAGACGCGAAAGTGTGTCGCGCGATATGGGTGGTCAGAGGCTTGGTTATCTTTGCGAGATCCGCAATCTCTTTGAGATAAGCGTTCATTTTCTGATTGGAACATACGGGAAGTACTACTCCTGTAGATACTGCAACGGGATGGTTGACATATTTGTCGGTTATCTGACGCGGTACCTCCAACATCGGTATGATACTCAACTCGCCGGTTTTCTCGCGGGACTTGCGTATCCACATATTGCCGTCGCGGTCTTTCTCTATGTCGCTCCATTGAAGCGATTTTATATCGCAGAATGCAAGGCCGGTGAAGCAGCAGAACACGAATGTGTCCCTGACAAGTTCCAGACGCGGCATCATGGAGAAGTCGAGTTTGAGAATCTCCATAATCTCAGCCTCAGTCAGAAATTGGCGTTTCGCCTGAGTGCGGTGGAACTTCCTGCCGATGAACGGGTCTTCTGTTATCCACTTATGCGCGATGGCATACTGGATAGTGTTCTTGAGATAGCGGAGGTACTTCACAGCCGTGTTGTTGGCGCAGTTCTTGCTGACACGCAGAAAATGCTCGAAATCATCTATCATTCCTGCCGTGACATCCCTTACCGGAATATCATCGACATTCATAGTCAGACGCAGGAACTCACCGAGGTATGTTACGCAACGTTCCCAGCGCAGATAGGTTGCATTGACCATATCGCCGCGTTCCATTTCCTCTTTTCTCTTTACGTTGGATTCAGTGAAAATCTCACATAGCATCTTAGGCTTCTCAACTTTGCCGAGAAACAGGTCGCGCATAACAATAGGGTTGACGAGTTTCTTCTCACGGACGAGATTGGTATGAATCTCGCAGAATCTGGCCCGTATCTCATCGAGGTACTTGTTCAGCTCCAGATCGCGCCGGGAGCGACCTTTCGAGAGCTTGCGTTTCTGGTCCCAGTTTTCAGGATTGACCGAGCGGCCTATGGCGAGGTCAGTCTGCTGACCTGCCACTGAAATTCTGACATACACCTTGTGGTCGGTGTAGCCTTCCGACCTTGGCTTCCTTGTGAAGAAGGTCAGGGTGAAATAAGGGTTGTTTGTCATGTTACTTACGGGTTTAATGGTTACTTAAAGATACTCATTTTTAACCCGGATTCCAAATGCGCTTCGGAACATGATACTCCGGCGGTGGCGTAACCGTGTACATCCGGCCGATTTTTCAGCGAGATTTAACATTGTACACGAATTTCACACGGCAGAATGGGGAAGACCACAGCAGGGACGACTGACAAAATCATCGGACAAGGCCAAATCTTAAATAAAGTTAAAATTAGCCGTATCACACCCGAATTGTGGGTCGAGGGTCGCGTTCCCGCCCGCAGAACCCCACTTTTTCAAAGTTGAATTTCTGCAAATGTGCAGTCCTCAACCTGTTGCGGGCCTTTCCGTGTAACCGTGTACATTTTTGTACACGAAACACGATGTACACGTTTTGTACACGCCTGTAGGTAATATTCTGCGTTATCCTGCAATTTCACCAAAAAGAAAAAGCACTGAAAATCAACTGATTTCAGTGCTTTGCGGTGTTCTTCCGAACCCTTTCGTGATCCGCCTGGGGCTCGAACCCAGGACCCCAACATTAAAAGTGTTGTGCTCTACCAGCTGAGCTAGCGAATCGTTCTTTAGTTTTGAGAAGTGTTATCTCTCAAAAGCGATGCAAAGGTATGGACTTTTTTCGAATTGTCCAAATTTTTTTGTCGCTTTTTTTAAAATATTTTCTAAACATACCATACTAAACACACGGTTCTTTCATTTAAGATTCCGTCTCATTGTCGAGAAATGTGTTATTTTATAGCGAGGGCAGTTCGGATGGAGAGAGCTTAACCACTTATTTTCAAGAAAATAAGTGTATTAAAAATTTGGTCAAGTGGTAGATTTTCAGTAACTTTATGGGTGAATATCAAACAGTTACATAAAAATGGAGCCACTTGACCAAAGCCTTTCGATTGACGCGCATAAGCTCAATCACACCGCAAAAGTAATAAATTCGTTCCACAGGGCAGTATTCCGGAACGGCTGATGGATTTTGCCGCCTCAGTCCCTGATTTCCGCAGATGCGACAAAGGAAACATCCGGCATCGACTCAACGACATCATCATTCTGATGATACTCGGACGGACGTGCGGGCATGTCGGACGTTCCGATATAATAGCGTTCGGCAAATATAATCTTAATAAATTCCGTAAAATGGGGATGCTGAAGAATGGGATTCCATCGGTGGCAACCCTTTGCCGGGTAGAGAACGGCATCGATGACCCGGCCATGGCGGACAGTATGCAGGTATTTGCCGAAAACTTCCATAACGAACTGTTTAAGGCATGTCGTGACAGGGAGATAGTCTGTGTGGACGGCAAGGCCGAGCGCGGCACCGTTCAGGAAAACGGGCGTAGCCCGGATATCGTCTCGGCCTATTCGTTCAACACCGGCATAACAATCGCCACCGAAGCCTGTAATGAAAAGAGCAACGGGATAAAGGCCGTACCGATACTTCTTGATAAAATAGATATCTTAGGAAAGATTGTCACAGCCGACGCCATGTCTATGCAGAAGGACATTGTCGAGAAAATCAGAAAGAAAGGCGGAGACTTTCTGATAGAACTCAAAGCCAGCCAGCCGTCATTGCGATACGGCATTGAGGACAGGCCGGTGGAACACACACCGGTATATTCTTACACCGAAGGTCCCGAACTGGCCCACGGAAGGATAGAGACGGGAACCTACCGCGTATATGACGGACCGGACATTATCGCAGACAAGAAGAAATGGGGCGGAAACATGACCATCATAGAGTATGAATCCTCCACAGTCAAAAAGTCAACAGGAGTACACACCTCAGAAAAACGCCTGTACGTCAGCAGTATGCCCACGGATACTCCGCAGCCCGGAACCATCGTACGCAACCACTGGTCGATAGAATGCATGCACTGGGGGCTGGACCACAATCTTCAGCAGGACAATATAAAACGCAAGTCGTCGAGAGCTGCCCGAAACCTCGACACCATACAGAGAATCGTTTACTCGGTGTTCTCAATATGGAAAGGACTTCGCAAAAAAACAATCGGATAAGAATAA containing:
- a CDS encoding DNA topoisomerase; translated protein: MKVIITEAAPVASAIARALNVTTNVAVPGVIYNNDIAVITVTPDFIRPFGLGVLPGKDALPIVPERYTYGIRHTPNENGRYGISTEDKTYADYIGKLIRGGDEVIFASDGGADAQGRFANICRFFKVGAPTSRMFLTRLERKAIKSAFKTRQWGRKFHNLSQTGLVGMAMDEAFEYNVSEAYRTLFKEMKSPICRQDVLVLAAVKNYLESDAEARGQHVSVTTHSVMVSGVVLGKDVKFYPCSTFSTKDEAAEAYKTLSVPATVEASDVMLDTEMSPAPALFTLATFQSEAWEKLNLNFSTTRDIAVSLYERGFISSPLTSCAKLPESLRDELRRYKWCRKYPFAADGTISGNHGIIISGNKPLFLDSDELRVYDLIRSRFYANLAGPTAVNELVIEVEINGEPFYGTIPYTPDIKVPKVVEVKLTGKSQFSHTSVAPTAPKMNDLLCAISMLLRSLSDKYNPGMPFTLAHHDVADAFDRLRDNRLLLDVCGEPAITGEGNLLLETFNATYALGHLMAYQVEVERLYGDRKNSVGGAQLMNEYGKWIYNKTEQLITDHRLFPAKVDIHVCPICGRHSVIRYPRVAKCHVCGFTMPLQFMGHKFTDKEVASLLTHGYTSQIMFTNRHGHEFYDIVVRGKGKGLSFAPIEAKLY
- a CDS encoding helix-turn-helix domain-containing protein, which translates into the protein MGRRNIEMLEEIALEYKPFLMGKRFMTDAQLSERLGISRRTLQDFRDRGIIPFYRLDGKILYEEKDIAEYLSSIYIPKY
- a CDS encoding site-specific integrase → MTNNPYFTLTFFTRKPRSEGYTDHKVYVRISVAGQQTDLAIGRSVNPENWDQKRKLSKGRSRRDLELNKYLDEIRARFCEIHTNLVREKKLVNPIVMRDLFLGKVEKPKMLCEIFTESNVKRKEEMERGDMVNATYLRWERCVTYLGEFLRLTMNVDDIPVRDVTAGMIDDFEHFLRVSKNCANNTAVKYLRYLKNTIQYAIAHKWITEDPFIGRKFHRTQAKRQFLTEAEIMEILKLDFSMMPRLELVRDTFVFCCFTGLAFCDIKSLQWSDIEKDRDGNMWIRKSREKTGELSIIPMLEVPRQITDKYVNHPVAVSTGVVLPVCSNQKMNAYLKEIADLAKITKPLTTHIARHTFASLSLNNHVPLESIQKMLGHSDIKTTQIYAKIQDQTVYEDMQTMRNRFDRLSINR
- a CDS encoding ISAs1 family transposase, translating into MDFAASVPDFRRCDKGNIRHRLNDIIILMILGRTCGHVGRSDIIAFGKYNLNKFRKMGMLKNGIPSVATLCRVENGIDDPAMADSMQVFAENFHNELFKACRDREIVCVDGKAERGTVQENGRSPDIVSAYSFNTGITIATEACNEKSNGIKAVPILLDKIDILGKIVTADAMSMQKDIVEKIRKKGGDFLIELKASQPSLRYGIEDRPVEHTPVYSYTEGPELAHGRIETGTYRVYDGPDIIADKKKWGGNMTIIEYESSTVKKSTGVHTSEKRLYVSSMPTDTPQPGTIVRNHWSIECMHWGLDHNLQQDNIKRKSSRAARNLDTIQRIVYSVFSIWKGLRKKTIG